One window of the Natrinema sp. CBA1119 genome contains the following:
- a CDS encoding RDD family protein → MIDWKLDGFLPTQRQPAPKVETASDRDVVLARGVAAAIDLIVCYVLIEFPLIYVASVIFSGPYEALGGAVVPLSLLVLLPLYATYSFTLEWRYGRTPGKVNRGLLVVMEDGSQCTLRASAVRNLLRYVDLLGVPPLVVGLASALVTGGRRIGDHAADTIVVRSTAPANQETAVAADADTSAAARASGDEKN, encoded by the coding sequence GTGATCGACTGGAAGCTAGACGGATTCTTGCCGACCCAGCGACAACCGGCACCGAAAGTCGAGACCGCGAGCGACCGGGACGTGGTGCTCGCCCGCGGCGTCGCGGCGGCAATCGATCTGATCGTCTGTTACGTACTGATCGAGTTCCCGCTGATCTACGTCGCGAGCGTGATCTTCAGCGGGCCCTACGAGGCGCTGGGCGGGGCCGTCGTCCCACTCTCGCTGCTCGTTCTCCTGCCGCTCTACGCGACGTACTCGTTTACTCTCGAGTGGCGCTACGGACGGACGCCGGGGAAGGTCAACCGCGGCCTGCTGGTAGTCATGGAAGATGGAAGCCAGTGTACGCTCCGGGCCAGCGCCGTGCGAAACCTGCTTCGATACGTCGATCTACTCGGCGTCCCGCCGCTGGTGGTCGGCCTCGCGTCGGCGCTCGTGACCGGCGGTCGTCGTATCGGCGACCACGCGGCCGACACGATCGTCGTCCGCTCAACGGCACCGGCGAATCAAGAGACAGCGGTCGCTGCCGACGCGGATACGAGCGCAGCCGCCCGAGCGAGCGGCGACGAAAAGAACTGA
- a CDS encoding ABC transporter ATP-binding protein, translating to MPDIEIRNLTKVYEESGNEIIAVDDVDLTIEDGEFVTLVGPSGCGKTTTLRCVAGLNKPTSGTITFGDRDVTDKPVQERNIALLFQDIALYPHMSVQENMAYGLKITGFSREERIARVEEAAELLQITDQLEKMPADLSGGQQQRVALGRSLVRDPEIFLFDEPMSDLDAKLKAELRPVIEKVTDEIGCPTLYVTHDQEEAMTMSDRVAVINDGKLAQVAPPKEVYDEPNSQFVSQFIGQPSTQFFEGNVTSVNGTAELDVSGYEYHLARDGLEGWAGEDVRVGLRPQYIKVSDDPEAGIPATHLLDEPLGDATHSFFDTEFGEIVVVTDPDFVGNGKEYSLVFDDEYIQLYDDDSGVRIA from the coding sequence ACGTCGACCTCACCATCGAGGACGGCGAATTCGTGACGCTCGTCGGCCCCTCGGGCTGCGGGAAGACCACGACGCTACGCTGCGTCGCGGGGCTGAACAAGCCGACCAGCGGGACGATCACGTTCGGCGACCGCGACGTGACGGACAAGCCGGTCCAGGAGCGTAATATCGCGTTGCTCTTCCAGGACATCGCGCTCTACCCCCACATGAGCGTCCAGGAGAACATGGCCTACGGCCTCAAGATCACCGGCTTCTCGCGGGAGGAACGCATCGCCCGCGTCGAAGAGGCCGCCGAGTTGCTCCAGATCACCGACCAACTCGAGAAGATGCCGGCTGATCTCTCGGGCGGCCAGCAACAGCGCGTCGCGCTCGGCCGATCGCTCGTGCGCGACCCGGAGATATTCCTGTTCGACGAGCCGATGTCGGACCTGGACGCCAAGCTCAAGGCCGAACTGCGGCCGGTCATCGAGAAGGTGACCGACGAGATCGGCTGTCCGACGCTGTACGTGACTCACGACCAGGAGGAGGCGATGACCATGTCCGACCGCGTTGCGGTCATCAACGACGGCAAACTGGCCCAGGTCGCCCCGCCGAAAGAGGTCTACGACGAGCCCAATTCGCAGTTCGTCAGTCAGTTCATCGGCCAGCCGTCGACGCAGTTCTTCGAGGGTAACGTCACCTCGGTCAACGGCACCGCCGAACTCGACGTCAGCGGTTACGAGTACCACCTCGCCCGCGACGGCCTCGAGGGGTGGGCCGGCGAGGACGTCCGCGTCGGCCTCCGGCCGCAGTACATCAAGGTCAGCGACGACCCCGAGGCTGGCATCCCGGCGACGCACCTGCTCGATGAGCCGCTGGGCGACGCGACCCACAGCTTCTTCGACACGGAGTTCGGCGAGATCGTCGTCGTCACCGATCCGGACTTCGTGGGCAATGGGAAGGAGTATAGCCTCGTCTTCGACGACGAGTACATCCAACTGTACGACGACGACTCCGGCGTCCGGATCGCCTGA